The sequence ACGAGGCCGAAGCCCGCGAGCTTGGTCGCCCCCTGCGCGGGGGCGTGGATTGAAACTCGCCAACACGCCAGCGTAGCTCAGTTGGTAGAGGTCGCCCCCTGCGCGGGGGCGTGGATTGAAACTGGATGCGACAAGACATCCCAGACATAAGATGGGTCGCCCCCTGCGCGGGGGCGTGGATTGAAACTGGTCGGTGGTCGCGCCGGTCGGCCAGACAAGGCCAGTCGCCCCCTGCGCGGGGGCGTGGATTGAAACCCAATCCCCGGCTTGGACGTGCTTGATGGTGTTTGTCGCCCCCTGCGCGGGGGCGTGGATTGAAACCGGTTGATCGGGACAGGCCCCGTCCAATGCATGGGTCGCCCCCTGCGCGGGGGCGTGGATTGAAACTTTCCGCCTTCGTCCGTCCCGCCCTCCTGCCTCCGTCGCCCCCTGCGCGGGGGCGTGGATTGAAACGTTTTCACGGGCCAGTTGCAGCCGGGCCCGTGTTGGTCGCCCCCTGCGCGGGGGCGTGGATTGAAACTCGCTCAACCCGATCATCCGGGAGAGCATTTTGGGGTCGCCCCCTGCGCGGGGGCGTGGATTGAAACAACCACCTGACGGTCATCCTCCCAAAACCGCATTGGTCGCCCCCTGCGCGGGGGCGTGGATTGAAACACTACAGAATACTTGCCCCTGAAGGTGGGATTGGGGTCGCCCCCTGCGCGGGGGCGTGGATTGAAACCCGTGGCCGTGTTGGGCACGGTGGATGCCGGCACGTCGCCCCCTGCGCGGGGGCGTGGATTGAAACAGGGCCTTGAGCGCCACCCGCCGCACCAGCGGATCGGTCGCCCCCTGCGCGGGGGCGTGGATTGAAACCGGCGGGCCGGCGGCCGGCGGTGGGGGGCAGTAGGTCGCCCCCTGCGCGGGGGCGTGGATTGAAACCTCCAACCTGGTCAGCCCACTGGTCCCGTATTTGGTCGCCCCCTGCGCGGGGGCGTGGATTGAAACGCCTCGTGGCTGGCCCAGTCCGGCCAGGTCACCCGTCGCCCCCTGCGCGGGGGCGTGGATTGAAACACCATCGCCGTGGCGAAGGGCAACGGCAAATACAAGGTCGCCCCCTGCGCGGGGGCGTGGATTGAAACTCCTTGCTGTTTTTGGCTCGGCTCCCGGCCACGCTGTCGCCCCCTGCGCGGGGGCGTGGATTGAAACCCCGGCTGGCGGTCCAAGTCGCCAGCTTGATCCGTCGCCCCCTGCGCGGGGGCGTGGATTGAAACCACCGGTGGGGCTGGCCCTGGCCCGTGGCTTTGGTCGCCCCCTGCGCGGGGGCGTGGATTGAAACCGTCAACTCCTGCACCCTGCACACGCCACCCCTCAGTCGCCCCCTGCGCGGGGGCGTGGATTGAAACCGCCCCAAGTGGCAAATCCGCTTGGTGAAAACGAAGTCGCCCCCTGCGCGGGGGCGTGGATTGAAACTTGCAACGGTACGGCGGCCGACTGGTATGTGCAAGGTCGCCCCCTGCGCGGGGGCGTGGATTGAAACATTATGGGGATGGTAAACATAGACCTCTCGCGACCGTCGCCCCCTGCGCGGGGGCGTGGATTGAAACGCCGTGGTCCTCCTGGGCCTGCTCCAGATCATCCAGGTCGCCCCCTGCGCGGGGGCGTGGATTGAAACGTGCCATTGGAATACGCCAGGCAGGCAGATCCGGTCGCCCCCTGCGCGGGGGCGTGGATTGAAACCAGACGGTATCTTCTCCCCAACGCCCCGAACACGTCGCCCCCTGCGCGGGGGCGTGGATTGAAACACCGAGCACCCGGCCCTGCTGATCCATTTCTGCGGTCGCCCCCTGCGCGGGGGCGTGGATTGAAACACGCGCTGCCGCAGCGCCCGGCGGCGTAGGGAGGGTCGCCCCCTGCGCGGGGGCGTGGATTGAAACACCACCCGGCCATTTGCAGACATCCCCAGGAGCAGGTCGCCCCCTGCGCGGGGGCGTGGATTGAAACCCTGTCTTTATGAGCGCAGCAATGTTTTATGGAGGTCGCCCCCTGCGCGGGGGCGTGGATTGAAACCTGGTGGACCTGGGCGGCCATGGTGGCCACAGGCGGTCGCCCCCTGCGCGGGGGCGTGGATTGAAACATGCGCCTGGCTCGGCGGCTCGGCCTCAACGATGGGTCGCCCCCTGCGCGGGGGCGTGGATTGAAACTGGCGTCCATGCTATTGAGCACGTCGATGAGCGGGTCGCCCCCTGCGCGGGGGCGTGGATTGAAACCGTCCCAAAGGCCCGCTTGCCGGCGTACTCGTCGTCGCCCCCTGCGCGGGGGCGTGGATTGAAACCTGACCGTACGCGAGGCGGATGGCAAGCCCGGCGGCGTCGCCCCCTGCGCGGGGGCGTGGATTGAAACCGTCGTTATCGGCCGAGGGCGCGACGGTGGCGATGTCGCCCCCTGCGCGGGGGCGTGGATTGAAACCGCCAGCTCGCCCGGGAACAGCGCCTCATGAAAGTCGCCCCCTGCGCGGGGGCGTGGATTGAAACTGCTATTTGCCGATCGCGATTCCAAGATACAACATGTCGCCCCCTGCGCGGGGGCGTGGATTGAAACCTGGGTCAATTCACGCATCACGACACCTCGTACCAGGTCGCCCCCTGCGCGGGGGCGTGGATTGAAACAAAGTAATCTTGGCCCCGGACTGGTTGTAGACGCAGGTCGCCCCCTGCGCGGGGGCGTGGATTGAAACGAGTGAAATAAGGAGGATGTGTGGAAACATACAAAGTCGCCCCCTGCGCGGGGGCGTGGATTGAAACCCGAAGCCGCGCCGCAGTTTGGCCAGGCTGACTGTCGCCCCCTGCGCGGGGGCGTGGATTGAAACCATGTGTCTCTCCCATAAAACTCATCCATGCGAAGGGTCGCCCCCTGCGCGGGGGCGTGGATTGAAACGTCGTCACCGAGGGCTCGCGCCCCGGGCCCTGGCGGTCGCCCCCTGCGCGGGGGCGTGGATTGAAACCACCTCGGCCGGGGTCAGCGTCGGGCCGGCGGCCGTCGCCCCCTGCGCGGGGGCGTGGATTGAAACGTCGTCACCGAGGGCTCGCGCCCCGGGCCCTGGCGGTCGCCCCCTGCGCGGGGGCGTGGATTGAAACCACCTCGGCCGGGGTCAGCGTCGGGCCGGCGGCCGTCGCCCCCTGCGCGGGGGCGTGGATTGAAACCATCCGACGTTGCGGAGGGAGGGCTGATGTCTGTGTCGCCCCCTGCGCGGGGGCGTGGATTGAAACTTGAAATGTGTCACGTCGGCCCGCAACAGTTTCAGTCGCCCCCTGCGCGGGGGCGTGGATTGAAACGGGCTATGGCGGCAGGCATCGGGCGGCCGCCGGGCGTCGCCCCCTGCGCGGGGGCGTGGATTGAAACGACCCGGATGACACCCGCCCCGAGGTGCGTGCCTAGTCGCCCCCTGCGCGGGGGCGTGGATTGAAACTTCACGAAGGCGATCAGCTGGTTAACAGAGAAGAGTCGCCCCCTGCGCGGGGGCGTGGATTGAAACTGTTTGAAATGCTCCTGGACTTGCCGCCAATTGTGTCGCCCCCTGCGCGGGGGCGTGGATTGAAACCCACAGCCCGTCGCGCAGGCGGCGGGCCAGCCCCGTCGCCCCCTGCGCGGGGGCGTGGATTGAAACGGGCGCGGCCCCTCCTGGACCTCCCGATAAAAGGTCGCCCCCTGCGCGGGGGCGTGGATTGAAACCGGCATAGTTGTTTGGCCGACCTTGATGGCCTGGAGTCGCCCCCTGCGCGGGGGCGTGGATTGAAACTGGATTTGCCGGAAGACATGAAAGGTGAGGAGGCGTCGCCCCCTGCGCGGGGGCGTGGATTGAAACCAGGGCCTTGGACGTGGCCTTGTCCCGCTTGCCGTCGCCCCCTGCGCGGGGGCGTGGATTGAAACCCGGCTACGCCGTCGCATCGAGTTATCGGCAGGAGTCGCCCCCTGCGCGGGGGCGTGGATTGAAACTTCCTCGATGTCACCCGCGTCCACGGCGCGCTTGGTCGCCCCCTGCGCGGGGGCGTGGATTGAAACGACACAGCCATGGCCACCACATTGGACGAGTTGGAGTCGCCCCCTGCGCGGGGGCGTGGATTGAAACGGCGACCTCATCCGCAACATCGGCAACGGCACGGCCGTCGCCCCCTGCGCGGGGGCGTGGATTGAAACCGCTACGTGGACAACCCCACGCGGGAGAATGAGCGTCGCCCCCTGCGCGGGGGCGTGGATTGAAACGTCCACAGGTCCCCAGCGAGGCGCAACTGGTTTCGTCGCCCCCTGCGCGGGGGCGTGGATTGAAACGGCGATACCTCCCTGGCCGAGCTGCTCGGCGAGGTGTCGCCCCCTGCGCGGGGGCGTGGATTGAAACGCCCCGACATGGCGCCGCCGGCCAACGGCAAATAGTCGCCCCCTGCGCGGGGGCGTGGATTGAAACCTCTGGAACTGGTTCGGTCACCTCCTGGATTCCCGTCGCCCCCTGCGCGGGGGCGTGGATTGAAACAGCAACGGCTATGACGCCGAGCCCTGGAAGGACTAGTCGCCCCCTGCGCGGGGGCGTGGATTGAAACTACCCGCGCTATTTTTTTCTTGCGGGCGGGAAAACGTCGCCCCCTGCGCGGGGGCGTGGATTGAAACCAGACTGGCGGAAACGCCGCAAGGCATGACGTAGGTCGCCCCCTGCGCGGGGGCGTGGATTGAAACGCCCTGGGGCTGACGCGGGCGTGGCTGGCCGGGAGGTCGCCCCCTGCGCGGGGGCGTGGATTGAAACCTCGTGCGCGTTATCTTGCAGACGTAGGGGGTGGGTCGCCCCCTGCGCGGGGGCGTGGATTGAAACACCGAGCCGGGACGTCCCTGCACCGCCCGGCAAGGTCGCCCCCTGCGCGGGGGCGTGGATTGAAACCTCGAACAGACGGCCAGTGTCCAGGGCAAAGCGGGTCGCCCCCTGCGCGGGGGCGTGGATTGAAACCGCTATTACCCGGCCCGGGTGGCCCACCGGCCGGTGTCGCCCCCTGCGCGGGGGCGTGGATTGAAACTACGACGCCATGGACGCCTATCTGGCCGTTTCCTGGTCGCCCCCTGCGCGGGGGCGTGGATTGAAACGCCGAAGGCGGCGGGGTGTTCCGTCCTTTCCGGCGTCGCCCCCTGCGCGGGGGCGTGGATTGAAACTACGACGCCATGAACGCCTATCTGGCCGTTTCCGTCGCCCCCTGCGCGGGGGCGTGGATTGAAACTACGACGCCATGAACGCCTATCTGGCCGTTTCCGTCGCCCCCTGCGCGGGGGCGTGGATTGAAACCGCCCGAGGAGCTGATCGCCGTCGCCTGCGTGGGTCGCCCCCTGCGCGGGGGCGTGGATTGAAACGCCAGGCCGCGCCCGGGCTGGCCCGTGGCGAAGGTCGCCCCCTGCGCGGGGGCGTGGATTGAAACATACAGGTCCTTGACGATCTCGACCGCGTTTTTGTGTCGCCCCCTGCGCGGGGGCGTGGATTGAAACTTGCCCGGCACCGGGGAAAGCAACACGTCCAGGGGTCGCCCCCTGCGCGGGGGCGTGGATTGAAACCTGGGTCTCGGCGGTAAAGAACTTGTCGAGCGGCGTCGCCCCCTGCGTGGGGCGTGGATTGAAACGTTGACCGTGCCGTCGGCGACCATCCCGGCCAGAAAGCATCAGGGTGTGCGCGCCATTGGCCAACATCCCGAGCGGCGACGGGTTCAGTCGAGCGGCATCGACTTTGGGGATGCGGCGACAGTTGCCTGGTCCGGGCGAGCCTCGAGGATCTTGGCCAGCAACATGTGGAAATGCTTCTTGGACACCGAGGCGCGGCCCGACTCGGCCTGGCAGAGATGGACGATCACCAGGCGGCGGGAGGGAATGACGACAAGCACCTGCCCCCCGTGTCCGCGCGCGGAATAGCTGCCCGGCCCCAGGCGAACGTCGAACTGCCTGTCCCCGCTGGCCACCCACCACAGATAGCCATACCCGAGCCCCGGACTGACGGGGGAATAGGGCTGGATGCTTTGCCCGACCCAGCGGGCGGGCACGACTTGCCGGCCCTGCCATTGCCCCCGGTTGAGATACAGCAGCCCGAAACGTGCCAGGTCGCGGGCGCTCATGCGCAGGGTGTAGGCGGGGTATATGGACGAGGGGGCGTATATCCAGTCGCCATCCCGAAGGGTGTAATCCTGCATGCCGACGGGTTCGGCGATCCACCGTTGGAGCGCCTCATAGAAGTCAATGCCGGTGGCGTCCTGCAGAATCGTTGCCAATACGTTGAAATCCCAGTTGTTGTAATACCAGAACGTGCCCGGAGGGTGGCTGCCGCGGGCCGGCCGCCGTTCCCGCATCGTTCGCGTTTCGTAGGCGGCCTCGTGGTAGACGCCCGAGCGGGCCATGATCAGGTCGCGGATCCTAGCCTGTTTTTCGTCCTCGGTCAGCGACGGCGTGGAATCGTCGATGCCCAATTGGCCGAGGGTGGTGTCGAGTTCCAGGCGGCCCTTGGCCACGGCGATGCCGAGCAGGGCGCTCATGAGGCTTTTGCGCATGGAATGGATGGGGAACGGCTCTCGCGTGTCGCCCCATTCGGCCAGGACCTTGCCGTCCCACACGATCATGACCGCCGAGGACCCGATGGCCTCGGCGAAGCGGCGGGCGGAGTCGAGTCTGGCGGCGTCCCAACCCAGGGAGCCCGGATCGACGATATCCCAAGCGCCGGCGGGAAAGGCGGTATCGGCCCGGGCCGAGGCGGCCAAGACCGACACCGAAACGAGGACCAAAGCCGCGAGGGAGCGTCGGATGACATGCCGCATAGCGTTGGGTGCACCAAGTCAGGACCGGTGTTCCAGGAAGCCCCTACTGCAACAAGAGCGTTGTCCCCGGGACAAAGGTCGGAGTATCGGACCAGGAAACCGGTTGCGGTTGGTACTGGTCATCGGTGTTTCCCAGGCCCAATTGCCCCTTGGTATTCTTGCCCCAGGCCCAAAGCGTCCTGTCGGTCTTCAGTCCCAGGCTGTGCATGTTGCCTGCGGCCACGGCCGCGTAGCCGCTGCCAACCGGGGTGGGTGTGGAACGATGGACTGCATCTCCAAGGCCCAACTGCCCGTAATAGTTGTAGCCCCAGGCCCAAAGGGATCCGTCGGCCGCAAGGGCCAGGCTATGCGAGCCGGCGGCCACGGCCACATAGCCGATCCCTTGGGCCGCTTGCGGCACCTGGGCGGGGGTGGGATGGGCGTCAAAATCGGCTGTGCCGAGCCCCAACTGCCCTTTGTTGTTGAGTCCCCAGGCCCAAAGCGAGCCATCGGCCTTGAGGGCCAGGCTATGGGAACCGGCGGCCAGGGCCGTGTAGCCCGTGCCCACCTGGGCCGGGGTGGGATGGGGCTGGCGGTCGGCGCTCCCCAGACCCAGTTGGCCGAAGTTGTTGAGCCCGAAGGCCCAGAGCGAGCCGTCGGCCTTGAGGGCCAGGCTGTGGGCATAACCGGCGGCCAGGGCCACGTAGCCGGTCCCCACCAGGGCCGGGACCGGGTGGGCCTGGTGGTCGGCGGTCCCCAGACCCAGTTGGCCGTAGGAATTGTCGCCCCAGGCCCAAAGCGAGCCGTCGGCCTTGAGGGCCAGGCTGTGTTGCTGTCCGGCGGACACGGCCACGTAGGTATCGCTCCCCACTTGGGTCGGGGTGAAATGCGCACTGTACGTGTGATGGGCAGTGTAATCGGCCGTACCGAGCCCCAGTTGCCCGGCCACGTTGCCGCCAAAGCTCCAGAGCGAGCCATCGGCCTTGAGGGCCAGGCTGTGGATATAGCCGGCGGCCATGGCCCGGTACCCGGAGCCGAGCCTGGTGGGTGTGGAGGTCTGCGCCGGGTCCTCCCCCAGGCCGAGTTGGCCTTTGCCGTTGTCGCCCCAGGCCCACAGGGAAGCGTCCGCCTTGAGGGCCAGGGTCTGTTTCCCGCCGCCGGACAGGATGGGCATTGTCGTCGCGCCCGCTGCCGCGTGCAGGCTCAGGGCCATGCACAGGAGCATGGCGGCCAGAGCCGGGTGTCGCGATTTCATGTGTTTTTCCTCCAAGGATCGGGTGGCGGAGAGGGCTGTTTGCGGTCAGGCGCAACCCGCTACTGGCAAGGTTGACCGACGATCCGATGGGCATGGGAAAACCGTTGATAATAAAACTCGTCCTTGCGAAAGGGCCTGATCTGGATGCCCGGAGGGATGGTCACCCCGTTGGCGTCCTTGATCGCCGGGGAGTTGTCGTGGCTGTCGATGACCAGCGGTTGCTGCTCTATGGGATCGGAGCCGACGGAGCCTACCCACATGATGACATGGTCAACTTTGTCTTCATTTTCCCTCATGATATACAACAAATCCCCGGTTTGCAGTTCTTTCACCAAGGTTTCATAGCTGTCGCCCGCCCCGATGACCAAGGGCGTGATGTTCCCCCGGGTGTTGTCGTCGCGCTGACAGCCGATGGGGGTGTCGGCCTCGGCCTGCTTGCTGACGCAGAAATAATGACGATGAATGCCAAGTCCGAAATTGTATATCCAGGTCGAGGTGGTTGAGCAACTCATGCCGGCGGTTTGATAATAGATCTTGACCTCAGGGCAACTGCTTGGCCAATCGGGGATGATGGGTAATGGATCGAAATCAGGGATATAATGGTGCTGGTATTGGTAGCCGAGGTATCTTTGCGCGGTGGCGATGAGCCGTTCCCGCTTCCAGGTGTTTGCATCGCAGGCCCCGGCCGGGGCATCAACCCTTGGGTACAATCTTGCTTTCGGTCCATAGGATCTTTTGTCGGTGCAAGATGATCCCCAACACTCGGGAGGCGACCCGTCGTAGTAGGCGTTGCTTTTGTCGTACCAGTCCGAATATGGAATGACGTCTTTGGATTCATCGTTTGGATCCACTTCCGATTCCTTGCCAATGTCGTTGCGGGGAGACGCATCGAAGCCGATGGTGAGATTGTCGCAAGTGAAATTAAAGCTGTACGGCGAAGTATATCCGAAAGCGGCCGTATTGGCCCCTTGCGCCAGCGCCTGGGTCTTGTCAGTCACCAGGAGGAGGGCGACAAACGCGAGGATAAACAGGGATGCCAGAACTGGAGAGGGGTAGCCGCGGTGGGTCATCTGGGTGTACCTTCCATATTGTGGGCCGTTTCATTTTGAATACAATGATGCAGAGGGAAGATGTCAAGAACAATATCGTGACCATGAAATTATATCGCCCGACGGCTCGTGTTCAGGGGTGTGGTGGTTGGTGCGTCAATAAATATCTTGCTGATTTCTATTTTGAAATGGAATGGTTCGCCGCAAAGTATGCTTTGCCGCCAATCCCTAATATATTTGTTGAGATTCAAGCATTTGCAGGCGGAACATACCAAATAAGAATTGAGCACAGGCGAGTTGTTTGCGAATACTCCATTCTACGGCCAGGAAGAGCGAACATCGATCGCCTGTTATTATTGGGATGGCTCGTGAACTTGGCCGGAGCCTCATTGTGCTCGAAAGAAACGAACCAATTTGTCCCTGTGTCAGATTTTTGCTTGACAAAAAGCGCCTTCCAGGAACAGTCTTTTTCAATCATGATCCGTTTATTGGCTAGGCGTGGTGCCCGACGCTACAGGCGCGCAAGGTGTCCGGGCGCAACAGGCTGGTGATCGGCAGCCCCCTTTGTGGCGGCATCCGAAAGGTGGTCGGTTTGGATTGTTGAGGGGCCTTCGCCCCGCCGGATATTGGGAAGGGAAAGGAGATACTATGAGCAGCCGAATCCCGAAATCGCTTGCCCTGTCTATTCTGTGTGGATGCCTCCTTTTTTCTCAATGGGCGTATGCGCAGGCCCCTGCGGAGCAGGCAGCCGCGCCGGCCGCCCCGCTCGCCGAGCAGAAAATGGGGCTGCCCGCGCCAATGGATAAGGATCTCGCCTTTCTCCTGGGAAAATGGGAGACCAAGCTGAAGATTTTGCCCAATCCTCTTTCCGGCAATACCGAAGAGATAAAAGGGGGCGGCACGGCGGAATATCAATTTTTCGGAAAGGTCATCCAAGGCACGCTCGCCAACGAAACCAGTAATGGCAAATACGAATTCAAAGAATTTCTCTGGTACGACGAGAGCAACAACATATACAACATATTTTCCATCAGCAGCGAAGGCTATGCCATCAACAAGACGCTGACCCCGACGAAATCCAGCGAAAAGTTTGTCGTTCATTACTCCGGCACGCACAAAACCAATGCCGGCAAGGAAATCAAATTCACCGTCCAGGCAAAATACAAGATAATTTCCGACACCGAAGTCAAATACTCTTCGGACGTCAAGATCGGAAACGCCGATTTCGTTCCGTTCATACAACTCAAGATGCAGCGCGTGTCCCAGTAACCGTGCAAGGATATGGCCATGCAAAAAAAAGATATTCGTGATGCCGTGGAAAATCCTGTCCTGCGCGAAGCCCTTGACCGGATAGAAAAAGAGCGGGAGGGGCGCTGTGCCTTCCCCTTCTGGGGCAACTGGGGGAACTGGAGGAACTGGAGCAACTGGGGAAACTGGAGGAACTGGCGGAACTGGCATAACGGTTGGCACAACGGCTGGTAGCGGGAGCGTGCGGAAACCCTGCCAGGGCTCTGGCGGTTTCCGTTGCACCGTCCAGGAGCAGGCGTTGGCCGACGGCTGCCAGCGGCCGGCCAGGTCGCCGCTTGCCCTCGCCAAACGGCCCGCTTCTGGTCGGCCGCCCCTGGAGAATCCTGCGTCATGTCGCTGTATCGTATGGCTGAATCGGTCTTTTTCCCCGTCATCCCGCAAATACAGGTTACCCTCAACTGTAACTTCCGCTGCACGTATTGCTTCCAGGATCACCGCGCAAGCGAGGTCATGGAACCCGCCACGGCGGAGGCGATCCTTGTCAAATGCGCCGAATACAACCGGGGCTGGATGCGCGGCGGCGCCCGGGGCGTTGTCGACGTGTTCTGGCATGGCGGCGAACCGCTCCTGGCCGGCCTGGATTTCTACCGCGAGATGCTGCGGATTCAGGCGAAGATGCCGGACGTCACCTTCAAAAACCACCTCCAGACGAACGGGGCGCTGTTAAACGACGCCCTTGCGCGTTTTTTCGTCGAAAACGGCTTCCAGCTCGGCTTCAGCCTGGATGGGCCGCCGGAAATCAACGACCGCAGCCGCCGCACGGCAACCGGCCAACAGTCCGCCCACGAGGCCGCCATGCGCGGCATTGCCGCCTTTCGCCGCTTCTCGCCGCCGGGCGGCCGCGTGCCCATCATCGCCGTGGTGACGCGCGAGACCATGGCCCAGGCGGAAGCCTTCTACGCCTTTTTCAAGGAGATGGGCGCCGAGGTGCAACTGGACATCTACGACCTGCGCTGCGACGACCTGCGCCCCGCCTCCCCGGATGGCCTGTTCCGCCAGGCTCCGGCCGCGGCGCAGATCGAGCGGTTCCTGATACGGCTCTTCGACCTCTGGTTTTACGACCCGTAGCGCAGGGTCGATTTCAAGGAACTGCGCGACGACCTCGATCTCGTCCTGCGTGACGAAGCGATCCTGGCCACCCCCCTGCACAAGAAGCGCTGCAACCCCGGGAGAACGATCTTCAACCCCCGGGGCCTCGTTTTCCCCTGCGACCAGTATGTCGGCGACGCGGCCACGGCCATCGGCGATATCCGCCGCGACGCGCTCGCGACGATCATGCGCCGCAAGGCGGCCTTGTGGGACGCGATCAAGATCGGCGTTCGCAAATCCGCCGAGGCCATGGCCTGTTCCACGTGCGACTGGGGGCTGTCCTGCATGGGCGGCTGCCTGACCTGCATGAAATACAACGCCATGCTGCTGGCGGCCCGGGCCAGGGGCCTGCCCGACGATCGCTGGCGGGACATGCCGGTGCCGGCGTCCCTTGGGGACCTGGCCGGCGAGACCTACTATTGCGAGGCGCTGCGCGGCTTGCGGCGGCATATAAAGGCTGCCGTGCGGCGGGAGCTGGACAAGGCGCATGGCTAGCCGGGCCTTCACCGTCACCCTGGAGCCGGTGGCGGCCTGCAACCTCGCCTGCGCCTACTGCTATGCGGTAAAAGGGACCGCCGCCCAGCCGGATGCGGGCCTTTTCCTGCGCAGCCTCGCCCGGATCGGCCGCTACGCCGCGGACCAGGGCTTTGACGAGGTCCACTGCGTCTGGCTGGGGGGGGAGCCGCTGCTGGCCGGGCATGCCTTCTTCGAAGGCGTGGCGGACTGGACGGCCGCGGCCCCCGCGGGGATCAGGGTCCGGCATTTCCTGCAGACCAACGGCCTGTTGCTGGATGACGCCTATTGCCGCCTGTTCAAGGCCGCGGACGTCCAACTGGGCCTGAGCCTGGACGGCCCCCAAGCCGTCCATGACGCCTTGCGGCGCACCAGCCAGGGAGGGCCGACCTTCCCCCGGGTCATGGCGGCCGCCGAGCTGCTGCGGCGGCACGCAGTCCCCTTCGGCTGCGCCGCGGTGGTCACCCGGATGACGCTCGGCCGGGAGCAGGAAATCTACGATTTTTTCTGCGGCCTGGGCTGCGGCTTCCGGATCAACCCCGTCATCCCCGGCCCGGGGGCCGCGCGGCGGAACGTCCTGATCGAACCCGAGGAATACGGCCGTTGCCTCGTCCGCTTCTTTGACGCCTGGAGCGACCCGCGAGGGGACCGGGTGCCTGTCTCCCCCCTGGACAACTACGTGGTGGCGCTTTTGGGCGGCGAACTTCGGGAATGCCAGCAACAGCCTTCGTGCGCCCGCCAGGGCCTGGGGCTCAAACCCAACGGCGATGTGGTGCGTTGCGGCCGTTTCCAGGACAGGATCCTGGGCAATCTCGAGGAAGCCGACCTGGACGCGCTCCTGGCGGGCCGGGAGCCCGACCCGTTCGAGGCTCGGGTTGCCGCGCTCACGGGCTGTCATGGCTGTTCCTATTGGCGGCAATGCCATGGGGGCTGCCCGCATAACGCGGTCGCCTTCGGGCGCGACCTTCAGGCCAGGGATCCTTTCTGTGCCGCATTCAAGATGATTTTTTCCCACATCGCGCGTGCCTTGTCCCTATGAACACCCCCGCGCCCCACGCCCCTGTCCGGACCTGGCTTGCCCGCAACCTCAAGCGCCATGGGGGCGTGCTGTCTGTCCTGCTGCTGTTGCAGGTGTTTTGCGCGCTGCTCGTTTCCGTGCAGCCGCTGCTGTTTCAGCGCATCGTTTCCCTGGTCGTCTCCGGCGACCAGGTGTTTCCCCTCGGCAAGGGGCTGCGCTTGCTGGCCGACCTGGCCCTCGTCTACCTGGCCGGCGCGCTCTTTCAGGGCCTGGGCGGCTATGCCGCCTCGCGATTTGCCGCGAATTTTTCCCGCCAACTGCAAGTCGATTTTTTCGAAAAGATGCTCCGGTTGCCGATCCAGACCCTGCGTAGCCAATCCGCCGGCGAATTTTTCACCAAGTTCAGTTTCGACACCTCCCAGGCGGAGATGTTCCTCGTCGTTTTCCTTCCGTCGGTCACCCGGGAACTGCTCACGGTCCTGGCGGTCACGATCATCCTTCTGGCGAGCTGTCCCCTCATGCTGACGGCTACCGCCCTTGGCATCGTCGTCGTGACCAGCGCCACGACCGCGTCGCTCCATGTCGTCATGGCGCGGTTCGCCCAAACGCAGCGGACCCAGTCCGGCACGATCAACAGCCTGCTCGATGAAACGCTCCAGGGCATCGACACGCTCAAGACGCTCGCTTCGGAAGGACGGCATGGTCGCCGGTTCGAACGGCTCGCCACGCAACTGCGCGATGTTTCCGTCAAGGCCGGCTTGACCGGCGCAGGCTTTTCCTCCGTCTTGGACCTTGTCGCC is a genomic window of Solidesulfovibrio sp. containing:
- a CDS encoding serine hydrolase, giving the protein MRHVIRRSLAALVLVSVSVLAASARADTAFPAGAWDIVDPGSLGWDAARLDSARRFAEAIGSSAVMIVWDGKVLAEWGDTREPFPIHSMRKSLMSALLGIAVAKGRLELDTTLGQLGIDDSTPSLTEDEKQARIRDLIMARSGVYHEAAYETRTMRERRPARGSHPPGTFWYYNNWDFNVLATILQDATGIDFYEALQRWIAEPVGMQDYTLRDGDWIYAPSSIYPAYTLRMSARDLARFGLLYLNRGQWQGRQVVPARWVGQSIQPYSPVSPGLGYGYLWWVASGDRQFDVRLGPGSYSARGHGGQVLVVIPSRRLVIVHLCQAESGRASVSKKHFHMLLAKILEARPDQATVAASPKSMPLD
- a CDS encoding radical SAM protein — translated: MSLYRMAESVFFPVIPQIQVTLNCNFRCTYCFQDHRASEVMEPATAEAILVKCAEYNRGWMRGGARGVVDVFWHGGEPLLAGLDFYREMLRIQAKMPDVTFKNHLQTNGALLNDALARFFVENGFQLGFSLDGPPEINDRSRRTATGQQSAHEAAMRGIAAFRRFSPPGGRVPIIAVVTRETMAQAEAFYAFFKEMGAEVQLDIYDLRCDDLRPASPDGLFRQAPAAAQIERFLIRLFDLWFYDP
- a CDS encoding SPASM domain-containing protein, producing MFNPRGLVFPCDQYVGDAATAIGDIRRDALATIMRRKAALWDAIKIGVRKSAEAMACSTCDWGLSCMGGCLTCMKYNAMLLAARARGLPDDRWRDMPVPASLGDLAGETYYCEALRGLRRHIKAAVRRELDKAHG
- a CDS encoding radical SAM/SPASM domain-containing protein, giving the protein MASRAFTVTLEPVAACNLACAYCYAVKGTAAQPDAGLFLRSLARIGRYAADQGFDEVHCVWLGGEPLLAGHAFFEGVADWTAAAPAGIRVRHFLQTNGLLLDDAYCRLFKAADVQLGLSLDGPQAVHDALRRTSQGGPTFPRVMAAAELLRRHAVPFGCAAVVTRMTLGREQEIYDFFCGLGCGFRINPVIPGPGAARRNVLIEPEEYGRCLVRFFDAWSDPRGDRVPVSPLDNYVVALLGGELRECQQQPSCARQGLGLKPNGDVVRCGRFQDRILGNLEEADLDALLAGREPDPFEARVAALTGCHGCSYWRQCHGGCPHNAVAFGRDLQARDPFCAAFKMIFSHIARALSL